A stretch of Crossiella cryophila DNA encodes these proteins:
- a CDS encoding LacI family DNA-binding transcriptional regulator, producing the protein MGVSLKDVAALAGVSVKTVSNVVNDYTHVSEQTRAKVRQAITELGYQPNLTARHLRYGRSGIIALALPELDIPYFSELARSVIGCAEAQSWAVLIEQTEGVRERELLLASGLRTRTVDGLILSPLALDGEDLARLGTEMPVVLLGERIGPGAADHVVIDNIAAARAATEHLIGLGRRRIAAIGARVVVGQDTSNLRLAGYAQALAAARIPLDPDLVVPVPSYHRPPGAEAMAALLALPEPPDAVFCFNDLLALGALRTLLARGLRVPEDVALVGVDDIEDGRFSTPTLTTIRPDKAQIASVAVQMLLERINGADMPAREFQADFTLEIRESTVGRASD; encoded by the coding sequence ATGGGCGTGAGCCTGAAAGACGTCGCCGCGCTGGCCGGGGTGTCGGTGAAGACGGTCTCCAACGTCGTCAACGACTACACCCACGTCAGCGAACAGACCAGGGCCAAGGTGCGGCAGGCCATCACCGAGCTGGGATACCAGCCCAACCTCACCGCGCGCCACCTGCGGTACGGCCGATCCGGCATCATCGCCCTGGCCCTGCCCGAGCTGGACATACCCTACTTCAGCGAGCTGGCCAGATCCGTCATCGGCTGTGCGGAGGCCCAGTCCTGGGCGGTGCTGATCGAACAGACCGAGGGCGTGCGCGAACGCGAGCTGCTGCTCGCCTCCGGCCTGCGCACCCGCACCGTGGACGGCCTCATCCTCAGCCCGCTGGCCCTCGACGGCGAGGACCTGGCCCGGCTCGGCACCGAGATGCCCGTGGTGCTGCTGGGCGAGCGGATCGGACCCGGCGCCGCCGACCACGTGGTCATCGACAACATCGCCGCCGCCCGCGCCGCCACCGAACACCTGATCGGCCTTGGCCGCCGCCGGATCGCCGCCATCGGCGCCAGGGTGGTGGTCGGCCAGGACACCTCCAACCTGCGGCTGGCCGGATACGCCCAGGCACTGGCCGCCGCCCGCATCCCGCTGGACCCCGACCTGGTCGTGCCGGTGCCCAGCTACCACCGCCCGCCCGGCGCGGAGGCCATGGCGGCGCTGCTCGCGCTGCCCGAACCGCCCGACGCGGTGTTCTGCTTCAACGACCTGCTCGCCCTCGGCGCACTGCGCACCCTGCTGGCCAGGGGCCTGCGGGTGCCCGAGGACGTGGCCCTGGTCGGCGTGGACGACATCGAGGACGGCCGGTTCAGCACCCCCACGCTGACCACGATCCGCCCGGACAAGGCCCAGATCGCCTCGGTCGCGGTCCAGATGCTCCTGGAACGGATCAACGGCGCGGACATGCCCGCACGGGAGTTCCAGGCCGACTTCACCCTGGAGATCAGGGAGAGCACGGTCGGCCGGGCGAGCGACTGA